Below is a genomic region from Ziziphus jujuba cultivar Dongzao chromosome 7, ASM3175591v1.
AACaccaagagaaattaaaaaaaaaaaaaaatctttttgagTTGAAACTTTTTCTGTCTTCTTTACCAAGAAGTTAAACATGTTAATTATTCAGcaaataaaagtataaaatggAGACATACCAATTCCTGTATTCAAATAACCCACCTATATTAATATTACACGTACCAAGTAaacaataaagtaaataataatagttactAGGGAAAATTCTAGCTAGACTCTCTTAGgttaaggaaaaatataaaatagatcttaaaatttgtaaaatttcaatCATCACCTTTACAGAGTGATTTATCCAttcaaaattattctttttcctACATAATATATTGCAATGATATTAATACATTTGTTTCATTAGTTGATGTAATTgttgtgattaaaaaattattaaaattttaaaaatgttgaaATAATGGTTAGGGAGAAAGCCAGGTGTCGGAGGTAAGCTCTTTTCGGCTTGCTCACTCTTCACCCACCAACTTCTCGCTCAACCCCACAAAATGTGAAATTCAATAGGTTCTCTCTTGAAATTGAACAAGTTCGTTCAACCCCGCTTCTCGCTCTAttcggtttggctttatcctaAAACTTCTTGAACCATCTATCCAAAATATCCAAGAGAACAAATTCTCTCCCTGTCAACTTCTCGATCCTCTTCTCCGTGGCCACATCTAAGGACGGCAGGATGGTTAAATCCTCCAAAGAGACCCTGATCTTTGTTGAGAGTGGGACGTCATTGGCGTTGAGTTGGAATTGACCACTAGGCTTCGGCCAGGGGAGAGTGGGGATGGCGGAGGGACAGGAAACAATGATGTTGCCACAGAAGAGGAAGGGGGATCCAGGCGATTGGATGTAGACAATGATGGTCGATTTAGGTAAAGGCCGAGATCTAGGTAAAGGCTGTACATTGagggttaaaaaaacaaaaaaaaaagaaaaagaaaaaaacccacCTTTTTTATtctgaaaagaagaaaaaaaaaatcccatataGTGAAAGTTAGAAACTTCTTTAACACGATTTACATATTGTCCAAGCTTTTTTCAACGTCATCTCAAACATAAAACCTACctttttaatctaaaattatCTTATTACTCATTTTCAGTTAAACCTAATAgaaaaaacttaacaaaaaaaaaataaattaaattatactaaaactaaagataatatatataattatactaaaCGTGAAAGggtctaaataaaattaatcttaGTAAATATTGAAAGATACCAACTTACGAAGCaacgaaataaataaaatgtatttattatattagatcTCAAtagaaaaaatagcaaaaagatTACCATTAGGAGTTCTCACCTGGACCCATGATATAGCCCAACATCTGATATACTAATCACTTTCCTTAAAAGGCTTATCTAATCATTATAATTCTGATGtgaataaacattaaaattaaaatacatgaGAAATAAAAGTGTGCGAGTAATCATGATATCACTATTGTTTTTCCAAAActgaaaaagaattttttttccaaaactgAAAAACTATGTACTCAGCAAACTTCCCATTTTGACATACCCACGCATAAATTTGACATAAAGCCCGCCGAATTTATTGAAATATGGCCAAGagtatctttttcattttattctattttactttttggaaatatattttattttttgaatataaagtttatatttttgtttttccgacaaaaaaaaaatgaatatgtttaaaaaaatattaaacgcACAAATATTTCATTAGTTGTGAAACGTTACAAATGTGAACGAGTGCACATAAAATGAtgcttttcataacaaattattatatatatatatatatatacttctggAAAGAATGGGGACTTATATACATCCAAATGACCAAAAGCATGCCAGCTAGGATATTCTGTGGTTAGTGCAAAAAGATGGATACTTAATTGTCTTATTCAAGCAAATCAAATATTGGCTGCTTTGGGTTGTTCAATAAAAGGAGTTCtaatttacaaaaaacaaaaaaaacaaaaatgaagttACTGAAAAGGGCTGCCTGCTTGATTAGTAGTTaagcattttttaatttgttgaatatAACTCTGTTATTATCTCAACCATCGTTATGTGGGCATTAAATTACTGATAtacattaattttcaaaattgttcTACACGTTCAAATATCTCTCTACATGCATTTATcagtatatattaaatatataatctttcaaccaattataaaaaaaggatAACATTACATTGTCCAAGTTTGATTAGCAACCCattatttaccccaaaaaaaaaaaagttatgttaaaaaaaaattgtttttataataGCTATGCATCTTGTagtaattttaatagtttattatCCATTTTAAATACTAATTAAGTTAAATTCTAACAAAGCAAAGCAAACATGTTTCATGTTTTAtaataaatgacaaaaaaataaaaataaataaaggtgaATTTAGCACCTAATGAttgtgattaattaattccaattAGTTCAGCCGaagaatatattattattattggtgttGGTACTGAACTTACACATAGAAAAGAATATTTAAAggtacaaaaacttaaaaaatatgataaataaattttatatattaaaaaaaaaaaaaaagccacaaGCCTACAACTAAAATGATATTCTTGAGTTTGTTTGCCCATTAAAAAACCGTACGGACGTGGCAAGTCAATTGGGAATCTAGATAGATAATTTGGTTCACGTGGAGTTCCAAAACCAAGGCATGCTGACCGGCGTGCTTCATTCATTGGCTGCAGACCCGATTCAGTTGGCTTTGGGGCATGCACGCCTATATGGTGTACAAATGTTTACCCGGTCTTTCTTCCTTCATAAATTTGTTGATGAACCAGTCATATACATATTTCCCTGAGTTCGGGAAAagattgcaaatatatatatatataataaaagctattaaactataaatataaaaataataaaaaatagttttgacgACGTCATTGctgattaataaaataatttctgaaGATTTTATTCAGAGTCGGGTTTGTTTCTGGTTTTGCAACTTGCTGTAAGTGACGAGAGATGAAGTATTGTTACGccatgctttttatttttatttttaaatattaaataaaattaattttttattattttatgaaaataataaatatttgaataattatatttaaaaataacttttaaaaattaaaaacatatttttaaagatGATACATGTGAACGggataaattgttatttttattttcatctatCAATCTTTAAGTATAGATACagtaaatcaatatatttttaatttctataaaaattataaaaaaatatttttttattatttttttatttattcggtaaaaatagtttttaaaaactgataatcaatcaatatatttttgtttttgagaatAATTTTCTATTCATTTATAAAACAGGTCGGGAAACAAGCTCCAAGTTTACGTATGAGGCTTAAAGTCTATAAATTTTCCATGTCATTAATTACTAGAGAAGatcttttaaattttcctttttccagaCCAGCAAAGGAAAATTTGTTCGTGTGGTTATTTTGCTGCTGGCTCAGAAAGGTATTGCAATATGTATGCAAGGTTTAGAAAGACAATTCGATATGTCACTTTCTTCAAAGAGCAAAAAAAATCTGTAAAAACTGGGAAAGGGAAAGCATAATATCAAACTTAAACGTGCATATACATTATAAGAAAAATGCAAAGTTTTTTGCAAAAGGGTCAGAAATGGACGAATTCGTTTGTCGTTTTGTTGTACAAGGAATCCTCTAAAAGTACAACTTAACTGTGGGTCTAAATTCCCTTCCATGGTCGGTTCGAAATCTATGTTTTCTTTTCCACTTTCTAATCTTCCATTGTTGGTTTTATCTCCAATTAATAGATAACTTTCACACTGAAAACTACTTCATCACTAAGAACAACAGCGCGAAGAATAATTATTAGTCTTCATAAAGTCtagcaaaattaattaatttgagttTGTAGCCGAATTTTGAATAGTACCTATAGTACTtattaacatataaatattataattatatattaagggTGGTAATCAATAGTCATAATCAGATAAACAAGGTAGAGAACCCTGAATCCAAAtaggaaacaaaagaaaaaaaattaataaataaaacagaaaagaaagaaaacgtaATTTGAAACCAAATTTTTGGGATAGGTGACCAATTCCCTTGTACCCGACAGCACTATAAATTCTAGCAAATGAAAATACAAGGAAGcagtaaattttctaaaaagtaTTATGGAATTTACTGAATGATGAAACTTGTCACGTACACAGAATTCATGTAAAAACAACGATGTATCCCTTCTTGATGCAGatggttatattttattacaatatatatttaattttagattatgatttaaaaaaatatattattaataataacattttagataataatttttttttttgaaaatgatctaaaatgatgaaaatactgcaacaaaaaatttataaatatatatatatatatatacacaaatgaTAAAAGTTTGAAAGGTAACATTTGCAGCTAACAAAtctacatattttttaatttaataattataaataattatttttataatcatttttcataaaaaaattttccctaccaaaactaaatatgtttttaatatattgttGAGTAACGTAATCATGCATCGATAATTGATAGGGATCGATTATTCCGGTCAAAAATGGAAGAAAGTCAAAGAGGTGCACGTGTAACAATTAGACGGCTTGTGAGTAACAGGAGGTGGCGGCTGGTCCTGGTCCACTTGCCGATTACTAGCTGACACCTACTCCACGTAATACCCTTCACATGCCTCtccctctctcctctctctctctctctctctctctctctctcttatttcgttttttttatataataaaattaaattttcagcCAACTGCTGCTATCTAATAACTCTATTATATAATTAACCCAAAAACATAGTTTGTAGAAACTCTATAAGTAATAATGGAGAAGGTGAGAGGTCAAACTTAACGTTTGACCAAACTGGTTAGCGATTATATCACATATGCCATCAGCACTGGCTGCCCCTCGTGCTCCCGCCGACGGCTGAAGACAAAATAAACTCACAACTTGACTTTCACAAATAACGACTTCTTCTCTCCGTCGttgtctttctttttcccattttATCCTTCATTTCTCTCTCATCAATTATTCATCTCCCCCCTATCTCGCTCTTCtaataatctatatatacatactcaGCTATTGAACCCCTTCTCATTTTCTTACACTCTTGACAACAcgttttaaagaagaaaaaaaaaaaaaaaatagtattacaATTTCAATTCTCTATGGAAGATTActcttcttcatcttcctctGCTTCGTACCTTTCCCATAACATACAAGAAACTAAGGTTGCGAAACGAACACTTCCTTACTATTCGTCACTCCACTCTGTCCGTAAAGCTCCCGTGAAGCCATGGAAGAAGCCGATTGCTCCTCTGCCTCCGACACCGCCTAGGGTTTACAAGGTTGACCCGATGAACTTCCGCGAACTTGTTCAGAAGCTCACCTCCGCACCTGAGTATGTCCAGGGTCGGCGCCTGCAAAGCGTGGCTCCGCCACCGCTTGATGTTGCTGTGGCACAGCCAGCTTTGGTTCGTGATCAGAAGACCGATGCAACGGTGGTGGTTCGTCCTTTGCCTGCGAAACCTTCATTGTCTGCAATGTATATGGAGTTTTCTGATGCACTGGAAATGAAATCTCAGAAGGGATCTGATGCTTTCCTTGGGTTAAATCTGTCACCTTCTTCGTATAGTTGGTGTTCTGTCCCTCTTCTGAGCCCTGGAACTCTCTCTAGTCTTGAACAGAGCACGGTTCTTTAGGGctccctttctttttcctttttcctttttctttatatatatatatatatatatatatataatcatttagGCTGTCTATCCAGTATATTTACATGTATACCGATCACCAGCATATTCTTAGAACTGTTGGGTTTGATTTAGTTCGTCCCTATTTTtccttccaattttttttttttttcccttttttcttgtTCATCAGAATGTAGCAGCCGACAATGAAGATAGCAATAACATGTAATGTGCTGTATGCGAGTTagaccaataataataaaagagttATGAAAGAACATTATCAACTTTTGGATAGATGCCGATCCATTTGATgtattatatgtattatttactaaatataaataagatcCGGCATTTAcatcaaatatatatgaatgaattatatattgtcTCATTCAATTAAATACTATCACATAATTAGTTTGTTTTGTTCTCTTTGGATGGAATATTACCACATTAgttgatattaaaataaaatgtataaataaatcaatGTGTATAATATTAAACAGGTTTATTTGCTTGTCATATGTAACATAACAATTCTTCAttataattaatagaaaaataacaataataaggtTATCAGTCGTGAGAAATCTTGTGGttacaattacaaaattttgtGACTTCTAAAATTAAGTGTTGCTAATACAAATTACTGTCTGTAGACTAAAAACTATCATATTGAAAATGTAAGTTTTACTTACTAACTAGGTTGGGTTCTATAAATGtaccaagatatttaacaaATGTTATGTTGTCTATTGAACATGTGGATTCAATAATGTAGAATTATGGAAATAGATATTCATTACTTTCAAGTGCTTATTCACCTTTAAATGTACCAAATTAAAGGTCAaaatgatttgtcaaatatcTTGGTACATCGGATGCTCCttatagttaaatatatatatttttgtaattttaattataactaaTTTCGTAACAACATTTTTTGTATCTTAAATCTTACACTACTGTtataagtatcaaaatatttatcaaatttgtttataaaatgttatgtgttaaaatattattaattgatatatttatataatccaaatataaaaaaatgaactcAATTTTAgacaaataagttaaaaaattaaagaaattaaatgttgttatatcatttggtaaataaatttcatCCTAGTAATATTATCTTTAAGtataaatatttctaaatttactaaatttaaGGAATatgttttgttgttttaatataaaaaccTGTTCTaattctaaataattttttttttgaccaattttaaataatatatttattatatataaattctcgTCTAAGGTGTAATATTtgcaaccattttttttaatggaaagttACTTTAATTAGAATAAAGCATGattcattaattttgacaatttgacttttaatcaattaaaataaaattatcttgcTTATCCTATTATCAAGCCGggaaataaatggtaagaatgGAGAATTAGAAacttaaaataatgataatattagtattacATTGAATGTAAATATTAGTATTACATTGAATGTAACTGGAAAAGATCACCTTcctcatttttttcccccttttgaAAGCTGGAATAAAACACTTAAAGTAATCAAAAGGATAAATAGAATATGCTATGCTGAggtcattaattaaaaaattaacaaaaagagAGATTGGtctttaaaaaagaataaatagaaTATGCTATGCTTAGGTTATTagttaataaattaacaaaaagagAGATTGGTCTTTAATGTGTTGGGGAGAGGATGTACGTGTACCATTGACCCTTGACATTGTTGACCCTTGACACTGCTTCAACagtagttgttgttgttgttgttgtttttttttttttaattttaaattgggaatttattgaaacaaaaaagaaagctcATAGCCTAGATTTAGGAGGCTCTCTTAGGTACACTTTCCTGGGTCATATAATTAACACATGAGGATGACAACTAACTTAGTTCCACAGGTCCATTGACATAATGGGTTGCCACCCACTAACACATACTATGTGCCAATCTATTAGCTTTCCTTAGGGCCCAAACAAAACTTAAACTTTTaacatttgaaatatataaaagtatttcattaaaaaaggtTATAGAGGCCTAATGAAATGGGCTCTTTTCTTTCCTGATTAAAGCATTAATCATTGTTAGAGTGTTTGTCCCAAGAATCACATTTGCCCAATCATGCATGTAAGCCACCTGCATGGCCCTCTAGATTGTTCCGACTAAGCCACTTTAGGAATTGATACTTTTGACTTGAAGGCATGAATATCCAACACCTTTTTCCTATTATCACGAGCTACCACAGCCAAATAACTTCCACAACTTTTCACTGACACATCCGAATTTAGGTTTATGGTTCCCGCTGGTGGGCATCTCCAACTAAAATTGTTCCGCTCACTAGAGTTCCCTTACTCTTGTCTATTCTTCCCTTCGCGCTTTTGTGCTTCAATTAATTCTTTGAATTTGCTTCTTATCAATGGCGGTGAGAGGTCCACATTCTTGACATTTTCTTTGTGGTACACTTTATTTTTGAACCACCACAAATGCTCAAGAactgaaaataaagaaattttccTTATCCTCCACATGGATTGGGAGCACTCCTACTGGActggttaaaatttaaaaaaggacAACAGATCCTTACATCCCATCTAATCCCTCATGGGCTAACAAACCATGGTCTCCACACCgcttctgtcaggacccgtccagaattccttccccggaaccctagacagccctgatcccagggaaaccctaccgaaccctccaacggaaaatccgacagagcctcccctaagggatttacttaccacaatttacactgtcaggacccgtccagaattccttccccggaaccctagacagccctgatcccagggaaaccctaccgaaccctccaacggaaaatccgacagagcctcccctaagggatttacttaccacaatttacctgcactgaaaacacacttctaaaattatccccttattcctcccacagtactacaaatcgattccacaaattgcagcacttaaaaaaaataaatacagtaatccagtgcataataaatacaacaagagtgaaagaaatattacaactgcaataaaagaataaacgggtactgccgaactaaaacagcgaggaagatcaagtccgctctggatgaacaccgacaacctggtacctagaggaacggaatttaagagtgtgagatgctaatcatctcagtgagcaaccctactactataccatataatatcacagtaataagtatataaataataattatttggaaataatattttctctcaaaacccttacaattctctcagttggaaaggttccccttttaaaactttttcacaaaaccctttattcatattcctcgaaaaccaagacatcaattaaataccagaagcggtaacaattatatttttaattccaattcagtttccaaacattttatttttaaaacacagttctgaaaatcatttgatgcacccactatataccagtggcgccaacagtacccagcgtcccaaggtaccgccagacaggaggttatagaaagaaaccggcatacggtcgcgtggcgtcccactgcgccgctgctaacctggtgtcccggccaaaagggggtggccgccctctccgatggcatccacaggacaccctcataatatcaaccgcgcgctactcacacccacctgcgcgctaatcacaaccgtgtgcacactaaccatatcacatataccatatcacataatcagaacaccagtacgtgcacggtgcatctaaaaattataaaatccataaatttaaatcataaaacaaatttcacatttttcataagcatagcgggcataatccatccgcttgaaccgggaaattctccacaatttccttataattaataccataaatcccatgattttcaaatccaccaactcccaaatccatcaattcaaatatccacattttttccaagcataaataatttctcgaaatatcataattaaatcccataatattttatgggcatatttcataaaaattgaaatcaccaacataaccaaatattttccttgaaatatttgaaaatcgaatcgtgcccaatttaccattaaaaccacaccaatttcaaaatcctcaaaaccataaaataattccacatggcataaattggtgaaatacacattttcttaaatccgataaattcacaaataattccacaataattcaaataaatatttggcacatagaaattaacttccaaatatttaaatcacacattatatattcaccaattaaattcccaaaattaatttgaaggtgggtcactcacctggagcacgcaattaacccatgatccactacgggatcaattctacgactcaccggtgctcctagaacaaaattcacagacagtcaaataaattaatattttattcgggtaaataatacccggtacccggggggtcaaaacacaaacgatatctagaatttacgagttatataccgaatcgaagctcgagtgatgctaatcacagatccggtcttaattttcgatgatcgtacccgacggggtcggaattttatcgggaagcttttcgggtttcggctccgcaattctcccaaaccgtcgcgaattggtggaaacggaagtcggatttgggttcaggaggtcgaacactgcggactggagctggctgaaattttcgggtactcgccggaacagtaatttccggcgggccgccacgtcaccggcaaccgtcgccggaacagtattttccggcggtggccgtttgctgtgaaactttgcagatttgtagatcgtgaggagagcaatccaacgggaccgacggtgagcaaaacggaggtcggacggcggagaaatcaccgtttgaagattttcgacccctcgccggaaaacgctccgatcccggcgcgtcggtggtccgatggccgtgatttttgatgggtaggccggacttgaggagaggatgctgggtgtatggcgcgtgtactgtatatcggccggaatagtgccgattcgcggtggccggcggtggaggggaaaaatcgccgccaaacttcggacgtccgatccgggcgcgtccggcggccgttcgccgtgaaatttggaggttttgccggaaatgaggtgggcaagctttctgtccggcgcgtgtacagtaactcggccggaacagtggcaaaatccggtggccggcggtggctctctctctctctctttctctctcctctctctctttctctctcttctttctctttctctctcttccccgagagtttttcaaaattaaaaccctgcatgacactgttcatgccacgtggaccactcagaagctgacacgtggcatttcactgttcacgacccaaaaatattaaaataatacggtatccggtaaacttcaaacgtccataactttttaaccggatgtccgttttgagcgtgccgcta
It encodes:
- the LOC107425011 gene encoding uncharacterized protein LOC107425011, translated to MEDYSSSSSSASYLSHNIQETKVAKRTLPYYSSLHSVRKAPVKPWKKPIAPLPPTPPRVYKVDPMNFRELVQKLTSAPEYVQGRRLQSVAPPPLDVAVAQPALVRDQKTDATVVVRPLPAKPSLSAMYMEFSDALEMKSQKGSDAFLGLNLSPSSYSWCSVPLLSPGTLSSLEQSTVL